Sequence from the uncultured Draconibacterium sp. genome:
CGGGCTTCAAGAGTTGCCCAGGCAATGTGTGGCGTTATATAGCAGTTTTTTGCTTTCGGCAGTGGATTTTCGGGCAGTGCCGGTTCCACCGACAATACATCGAGGCCGGCGCCGGCTATCTCGTTGTTGTTTAGCGCATCAGCCAGATCCTGTTCATTTATCAATGGTCCACGGCCGGTGTTTATCAGAAAAGCCGTTGGTTTCATTTTGCTGATGGTTGTCTTGTTGATGAAACCCTGGTTCTCGTTGGTGAGCGGACAGTTAATGCTGATAAAATCGCTGGTCTCCAGTAAAGTGTCCAGATCTACCTGGTGGGCATCAAGTGTTGTGGATTTTTTGCTGCGGTTGTTAAAGATAACCTTCATGCCAAAAGCCAGTGCTATTTGGGCAACGGCTTGTCCTATCTGTCCAAAACCAATAATCCCCAGTGTTTTTCCGGCCAACTCGGTTTGTGGCGACAGCCAGTAGGCAAAGTCTGTGCTGTTGGCCCAGTCGCCATGGCTTACCGATTTGGCATGCAAGCCCACGTTATTGGTAAAATGCAAAATGTGGGCAAAAACCAACTGTGCTACCGATGGTGTGCTATATGCCGGAATATTACATACCTTAATTCCTGCCTCGCGGGCAGCATCAATATCAACAACATTATAACCCGTTGCCAGAACGCCAATGAATTTTAACTGAGGCAACTGTTCAATAATTTCGCGGTTAAGAATGACTTTATTGGTGTAAACGATCTCAGCATTTGCAGCCCGTTCCAGCGTTTGCTCCGGAGTTGTGCGGTCGTAAACAGTTAATTCTCCCAATGCTTCCAGATCATCCCAGTTGAGGTCTCCGGGATTTAGTGCATAGCCATCCAAAACAACGATCTTCATGATTCTGATTTTTTTTAATGTGTTGTCAAAAATAAACAAAATGAGCAACAAGGTTATTTCCGGAATCGAAATGAAAATTATATATTTAATGTGTTATACAAAAAAAAGAAAAATTAAGGACGATTTTAATGTGGACTATTTGCCATACACAGCAGTATCTTTGCTGAGGTTTGAGTAAGAAGACCCAAAGTTGATAACCCTATGGAAACAAATAACCCGGGCAGTGCACCTGTCGTTAAAAAACTAAGAATTCTACTGGCTGAAGATGATCAGATTAATCAGAAGT
This genomic interval carries:
- a CDS encoding D-2-hydroxyacid dehydrogenase is translated as MKIVVLDGYALNPGDLNWDDLEALGELTVYDRTTPEQTLERAANAEIVYTNKVILNREIIEQLPQLKFIGVLATGYNVVDIDAAREAGIKVCNIPAYSTPSVAQLVFAHILHFTNNVGLHAKSVSHGDWANSTDFAYWLSPQTELAGKTLGIIGFGQIGQAVAQIALAFGMKVIFNNRSKKSTTLDAHQVDLDTLLETSDFISINCPLTNENQGFINKTTISKMKPTAFLINTGRGPLINEQDLADALNNNEIAGAGLDVLSVEPALPENPLPKAKNCYITPHIAWATLEARQRLMHIATDNLKAFLDGNPINVVG